From one Microlunatus sp. Gsoil 973 genomic stretch:
- a CDS encoding amino acid-binding protein produces MRVSLPDVPGSLGAVATAMGSVGADILAVEIVEKQKGTAVDDFVVGLPPDGLPDTLISACQGLDGVTVEWISRYPEGGGLQSDLETLERMTSDPEHAAETLVSSAPAVFRSQWAVLVEVQPDGQAVATYNTPMAPDLDTDRLKELAPFDEVHRLDLPADWMPGYGDSVGVVAPLGQDRAIVIGRLGGPTYLDSEVARLRHLARLAY; encoded by the coding sequence ATGAGGGTGTCGTTGCCGGACGTTCCTGGTTCGCTGGGGGCGGTGGCCACGGCGATGGGCTCAGTGGGCGCGGACATCCTGGCGGTCGAGATCGTCGAGAAGCAGAAAGGTACGGCTGTCGACGACTTCGTCGTCGGGTTGCCACCGGACGGGCTGCCGGACACCTTGATCAGCGCCTGCCAGGGACTGGACGGCGTCACCGTGGAGTGGATCTCCCGCTATCCCGAGGGCGGCGGCCTGCAGTCGGACCTGGAGACCCTGGAGCGAATGACCAGCGATCCCGAGCACGCCGCCGAGACGCTGGTCTCCTCGGCACCGGCGGTCTTCCGGTCGCAGTGGGCGGTGCTGGTCGAGGTGCAACCCGACGGTCAGGCGGTCGCCACCTACAACACGCCGATGGCACCCGATCTCGACACGGACAGGCTCAAGGAACTTGCGCCGTTCGACGAGGTGCACCGCCTCGATCTTCCGGCCGACTGGATGCCCGGCTACGGGGATTCGGTCGGTGTGGTCGCCCCGTTGGGGCAAGACCGGGCCATCGTGATCGGCCGACTCGGCGGTCCCACCTATCTCGACTCCGAGGTGGCCCGGCTGCGTCACCTGGCCCGACTCGCGTACTGA
- a CDS encoding ABC transporter ATP-binding protein, giving the protein MHGGPLLGILQLGLQVARKATIISLSAALLGAATAIILPILTGRAIGGAPGLIEHGFTRTYIGIIAGLLVALAVSNVTGVLSHAGIELADGPIRREILLRIGWALSHDPDLTSLDDPRTADLVQKIRSREWEISMGYQILTGIATRQIPALLGTAITLGIVLTWWAPIPIMIVILINGEYLRRVITTQMDVWSGQAEGLKHAAYAFEQGMGKAAKEIRIFGLSDYLRRRMINFAMEGYRPYWARRWRDAGFSVVLGVLRVITTLGTIGFVSWQAVTGRISLTTTATAIPLIMAMADTDLWMIGQLQRAGTTYGWLEQLAPVRRYLAESGRSGVRPTLTVREHTFRADDQPADDRPAADRRPIPPPTIIFDEVSFGYPGSDRLILDGLSLELPAGDAAALVGVNGAGKSTLVRLLTAGYLPTRGRVLVDGVDLSCLDVEARRAWQRRVAPITQEFLRLPLPAGDNVELGSGSVWAGRLHPDPLPDTTTLDAVARRAGITDLIERLPDGWATSLDKTMPRGTDLSGGEWQRIGLARALRAVTAGAQVLVLDEPAAALDVESEARLVGGYLELARSVTSLIISHRFSVVRPVPLIYVLENGRITEQGSHQELMTLTGGRYRAMFTMQASRYAEAEAEVREAEEHRAGIEGARA; this is encoded by the coding sequence ATGCACGGGGGTCCATTGCTCGGGATCTTGCAGCTCGGTCTCCAGGTCGCCAGAAAGGCGACCATCATCTCACTCTCCGCCGCCCTGCTCGGCGCTGCGACCGCCATCATCCTGCCGATCCTCACCGGCCGGGCGATCGGCGGTGCGCCGGGACTGATCGAACACGGCTTCACCCGGACCTACATCGGGATCATCGCGGGTTTGCTGGTGGCGCTGGCGGTCAGCAATGTCACCGGCGTCCTCTCCCACGCCGGCATCGAGCTCGCCGACGGGCCGATCCGCAGGGAGATCCTGTTGCGGATCGGCTGGGCGCTCTCCCACGACCCCGACCTGACCTCTCTGGACGACCCCAGGACCGCTGATCTGGTGCAGAAGATCAGGTCGCGGGAATGGGAGATCTCGATGGGCTACCAGATCCTGACGGGCATCGCGACCCGGCAGATCCCGGCACTGCTCGGCACCGCGATCACCCTGGGCATCGTGCTCACCTGGTGGGCGCCGATCCCGATCATGATCGTCATCCTGATCAACGGCGAGTACCTGCGTCGGGTGATCACCACCCAGATGGACGTCTGGTCAGGTCAGGCCGAGGGGCTGAAACACGCGGCGTACGCCTTCGAACAGGGAATGGGCAAGGCGGCAAAGGAGATCCGCATCTTCGGACTGTCGGACTACCTGCGCCGGCGGATGATCAACTTCGCAATGGAGGGTTACCGGCCGTACTGGGCACGGCGCTGGCGGGACGCCGGGTTCAGTGTCGTGTTGGGCGTGCTGCGGGTGATCACCACGCTGGGCACCATCGGTTTCGTGAGCTGGCAGGCCGTGACCGGCCGGATCAGCCTGACGACAACGGCGACGGCGATCCCGTTGATCATGGCGATGGCCGACACCGATCTGTGGATGATCGGTCAGTTGCAGCGGGCCGGGACGACGTACGGCTGGCTGGAGCAACTGGCCCCGGTCCGGAGGTATCTCGCCGAGTCCGGCCGGTCCGGCGTCAGGCCGACGCTGACCGTTCGCGAGCACACATTTCGCGCCGACGACCAGCCCGCCGACGACCGGCCCGCCGCAGACCGCCGCCCGATCCCGCCGCCGACGATCATCTTCGACGAGGTCAGCTTCGGCTATCCGGGCAGTGACCGGCTGATCCTGGACGGTCTCAGCCTGGAACTGCCGGCCGGCGACGCGGCCGCCCTGGTCGGGGTGAACGGGGCCGGCAAGTCGACGTTGGTCAGACTGCTGACCGCCGGTTACCTGCCGACCCGCGGCCGGGTGCTGGTCGACGGTGTCGATCTGTCCTGCCTCGACGTCGAGGCCCGCCGGGCCTGGCAACGCCGGGTCGCGCCGATCACCCAGGAGTTCCTGCGGCTGCCGCTACCCGCCGGCGACAACGTCGAACTCGGCTCGGGCAGCGTCTGGGCCGGCCGGCTGCATCCCGATCCACTCCCCGACACCACCACCCTGGACGCGGTGGCCCGCCGGGCCGGCATCACCGATCTCATCGAACGGCTGCCCGACGGCTGGGCTACGTCGCTGGACAAGACCATGCCCCGCGGAACGGACCTCTCGGGAGGCGAGTGGCAGAGGATCGGGCTGGCCCGTGCGCTGCGCGCAGTGACAGCCGGCGCCCAGGTGCTGGTGCTGGACGAGCCGGCGGCAGCGCTGGACGTCGAGTCGGAGGCACGCCTGGTCGGCGGTTACCTGGAACTCGCCAGGTCGGTAACGTCGTTGATCATCTCCCACCGGTTCTCGGTGGTGCGGCCGGTGCCGTTGATCTACGTACTGGAGAACGGCCGGATCACCGAGCAGGGATCGCACCAGGAGCTGATGACGCTCACCGGCGGCCGGTACCGCGCGATGTTCACCATGCAGGCCAGCCGCTACGCCGAGGCGGAGGCCGAGGTCCGCGAAGCCGAGGAGCACCGCGCCGGGATCGAGGGGGCGCGAGCATGA
- the ligA gene encoding NAD-dependent DNA ligase LigA, whose amino-acid sequence MIDDARWRYYILDAPTLSDAEFDRALRELGDLEEEFPSLRTPDSPTQKVGPPPGSTFAPVQHLQRMLSLDNAFSEEELDRWAQRAIRELGQQQIERSGFLCELKIDGLAIDLTYENGRLVKGATRGDGRVGEDVTDNVRTIAAIPTRLSGDEVPDVLEVRGEVFLSVEDFTKLNESLVADGKAPFANPRNSAAGSLRQKDPRITASRNLGFIAHGLGAVEGFRQLNRLSEAYDALSGWGIPVSSHTKLCKTLDEVWSYIGYYGEHRHSVEHELDGVVIKLDERGVQDQLGSTSRAPRWAIAFKYPPEEVNTRLLDIKVNVGRTGRVTPYGEMEPVVVAGSTVGFATLHNASEVRRKGVLIGDTIVLRKAGDVIPEIVGPVVDLRDGSEREFVMPTHCPSCGTELRPEQEGDADIRCPNTRSCPAQLRERLFHLAGRSALDIEVLGESAAHALLDSGLITDEGDLFDLDEDKLLQTDLFRTKAGRLSANGAKLLANLEEAKQRPLDRFLVALSIRHLGPGVAPDLAAAFGDVDRIAAASVEELTEVEGVGPTLAQAIADWFTVDWHREIVAKWQAAGARMKAEERELGEQTLAGMTFVVTGTLSGYTRDSAAEAITSRGGKVSGSVSKKTDYVVVGESPGSKYEKAVSLKVPILDAEGFEVLLNAGPEAAAEVAKVGG is encoded by the coding sequence ATCATCGACGACGCCCGGTGGCGCTACTACATCCTCGATGCGCCGACCCTCTCCGATGCCGAGTTCGACCGGGCCCTGCGGGAGCTCGGTGATCTTGAGGAGGAGTTCCCGTCACTGCGGACGCCGGACTCGCCGACGCAGAAGGTCGGCCCGCCGCCCGGGTCGACATTTGCTCCGGTGCAGCATCTGCAGCGGATGCTGAGCCTGGACAACGCATTCAGCGAGGAGGAACTCGACCGCTGGGCCCAGCGGGCGATCCGTGAACTCGGCCAACAGCAGATCGAACGGTCCGGATTCCTCTGCGAGCTGAAGATCGACGGACTGGCCATCGACCTCACCTACGAGAACGGCCGACTGGTCAAGGGAGCCACTCGCGGCGACGGCAGGGTGGGTGAGGATGTCACCGACAACGTACGGACCATTGCTGCGATCCCGACCCGGTTGAGCGGGGACGAGGTCCCCGACGTGCTTGAGGTCCGTGGCGAGGTCTTCCTGTCGGTGGAGGACTTCACCAAGCTGAACGAGTCGCTGGTCGCCGACGGCAAGGCGCCGTTCGCCAACCCGCGCAACTCCGCGGCCGGATCGTTGCGCCAGAAGGATCCACGCATCACCGCCAGCCGCAATCTCGGCTTCATCGCCCACGGTCTCGGCGCGGTCGAGGGGTTCCGGCAGCTCAACCGGCTCTCCGAGGCCTACGATGCCCTCTCCGGCTGGGGGATACCGGTCAGCTCACACACGAAGCTGTGCAAGACCCTGGACGAGGTCTGGTCCTATATCGGCTACTACGGCGAGCACCGACATTCGGTCGAGCACGAGCTCGACGGTGTGGTGATCAAGCTCGACGAACGCGGGGTCCAAGATCAACTCGGCTCCACCTCGAGAGCTCCGCGGTGGGCGATCGCGTTCAAATATCCTCCGGAGGAGGTCAACACCAGACTGCTCGACATCAAGGTCAACGTCGGCCGTACCGGGCGGGTCACTCCGTACGGGGAGATGGAGCCGGTCGTCGTCGCCGGCTCGACAGTCGGGTTCGCCACCCTGCACAACGCCTCGGAGGTCAGGCGCAAGGGGGTGCTGATCGGCGACACCATCGTTTTGCGCAAGGCCGGTGACGTCATCCCCGAGATCGTCGGGCCGGTCGTCGATCTTCGGGACGGCAGCGAACGGGAGTTCGTGATGCCGACCCACTGCCCGTCCTGCGGCACCGAGCTGCGGCCGGAGCAGGAGGGCGACGCCGACATCCGCTGCCCCAACACCAGGTCCTGCCCGGCGCAACTGCGGGAACGTCTCTTCCACCTGGCCGGCCGGTCGGCCCTGGACATCGAGGTGCTCGGCGAGTCTGCCGCCCATGCGCTGTTGGACTCCGGTCTGATCACCGACGAGGGGGATCTGTTCGATCTTGACGAGGACAAGCTGCTGCAGACCGATCTGTTCCGGACCAAGGCGGGACGGTTGTCGGCCAACGGGGCCAAACTGCTGGCCAATCTCGAAGAGGCCAAACAACGTCCGCTGGATCGCTTCCTGGTTGCCCTGTCCATCCGGCACCTCGGTCCCGGCGTCGCTCCCGATCTTGCGGCGGCGTTCGGTGACGTTGACAGGATCGCCGCGGCTTCTGTCGAGGAGCTGACCGAGGTCGAGGGAGTCGGTCCGACCCTGGCGCAGGCCATTGCCGACTGGTTCACGGTGGACTGGCATCGCGAGATCGTCGCCAAATGGCAGGCCGCCGGCGCTCGGATGAAGGCCGAGGAGCGTGAGCTGGGCGAACAGACCCTGGCCGGGATGACCTTCGTGGTGACCGGGACGCTGTCCGGCTACACCCGGGACAGCGCAGCCGAGGCGATCACCAGTCGCGGTGGCAAGGTCAGCGGCTCGGTGTCGAAGAAGACCGACTACGTCGTCGTCGGAGAGTCACCGGGTTCCAAGTATGAGAAGGCGGTCAGCCTCAAGGTGCCGATCCTTGACGCCGAAGGCTTCGAGGTGCTGCTGAACGCCGGACCCGAGGCGGCTGCCGAGGTGGCCAAGGTCGGCGGGTGA